Proteins encoded in a region of the Bacillus methanolicus genome:
- a CDS encoding IS110 family transposase produces MNYTQNRKISQITPSTLIIGIDIAKDKHVARAQDDRGIEFGKRLIFENRIHGFQMLLDWVNRHQKENDKNHVIFGVEPTGPYWLNLAYFLTAKGYDFVLVNPMHVKKSKELDDNSPTKNDTKDARVIAQLIKDGRYSVPNLLDGIYAELREGVKIRDQLTQQLAITEGRIQNLIQRYFPEFFDVFGDWEGKAALCTLKLFPFPSQIKEMTPEEILSKWKPFVQRGVGMKRATKLVETAKKSIGIQIGIQFAKREMEYLIDQYELYQTQLEELDQELEALVETIPGAKQMMNISGLGVTTVALFFAEVGDLTKYSHPQQLVNLAGLSLREHSSGKFKGQTRITKRGRSRLRKALYLAIRPLVAHNPTFKALHQYYTKRSERPLKKQQSLIALCCKLLRVLFVIGQKQCEFDGSKLLQGLPQITLQVA; encoded by the coding sequence AATCTCGCAAATCACACCATCAACATTAATAATCGGCATTGATATTGCCAAAGACAAACACGTGGCACGGGCACAAGACGATCGAGGAATTGAATTTGGAAAACGCTTGATCTTTGAAAATCGCATACATGGTTTCCAAATGCTTTTAGATTGGGTGAATCGACACCAAAAAGAAAATGATAAGAACCATGTGATTTTTGGGGTTGAACCAACCGGGCCCTACTGGTTAAATCTCGCTTATTTCCTTACCGCAAAGGGCTATGACTTTGTGCTAGTCAATCCGATGCATGTAAAGAAAAGCAAAGAGCTTGATGACAACTCTCCAACAAAAAACGATACAAAAGACGCCAGAGTGATTGCACAGCTGATTAAAGACGGCCGATACTCCGTACCAAATCTCTTAGACGGCATTTACGCGGAACTAAGAGAAGGCGTCAAAATAAGAGATCAGCTCACTCAACAGCTTGCCATCACAGAAGGACGTATTCAAAATTTGATTCAACGTTATTTTCCGGAGTTTTTCGATGTTTTCGGGGATTGGGAAGGAAAAGCAGCTCTTTGCACGCTAAAACTGTTTCCATTTCCTTCTCAAATTAAAGAAATGACACCTGAAGAGATTCTCTCAAAGTGGAAGCCATTTGTACAACGAGGAGTTGGAATGAAGCGAGCAACGAAACTAGTGGAAACGGCCAAAAAGAGCATTGGAATTCAAATCGGGATTCAGTTTGCCAAACGTGAAATGGAATATCTGATTGACCAATATGAGCTTTATCAAACGCAGTTGGAAGAGTTGGATCAGGAGCTAGAAGCTCTTGTAGAAACGATCCCAGGTGCTAAGCAAATGATGAATATTTCTGGGTTAGGTGTTACAACAGTCGCTCTATTCTTCGCTGAAGTGGGTGATCTCACAAAGTACAGTCACCCTCAGCAATTAGTTAATCTGGCAGGCCTTTCATTACGTGAGCATAGTTCTGGAAAATTTAAAGGACAAACCAGAATAACGAAACGGGGACGAAGCAGGCTGCGTAAAGCTCTGTACCTAGCGATTCGGCCACTCGTTGCCCATAATCCAACTTTTAAAGCTTTACATCAATACTATACAAAACGATCTGAAAGGCCTTTAAAAAAGCAACAGTCTCTCATCGCTTTGTGTTGTAAGCTATTACGTGTCTTATTTGTCATTGGTCAAAAACAGTGTGAATTTGATGGTTCAAAATTATTGCAAGGCTTGCCTCAAATTACATTACAAGTTGCTTAA